From Gammaproteobacteria bacterium:
GGTAATAAGGCAAGCTCCAAACTCAACGCGAGTGTGTTGGAGTTCACTCCTTTTGTCAGTACAGGGGGGAGTTTGATCTGGGTGTGCGGCAAGGCGACCCCCCCCAATGGTCAGTCATCCACGGATGCAACTACAGTTAATCCTCGTTATCTACCAGCTGTTTGTCGTGCAGGTGGTTAAGGGGCCATGTCACTTTCGTTCCCGTATTCATCCACTCGTTTTGCACCCAGTTGTCAGTTAGGGAACGGGAACGTATGTTTAGCTTTGCTGATTGTGATCACAGTAGCCATCTATCTACCGGGGCTCTCTGGTTTATTCATGTTCGACGACGAACAGAATATTACCAACCAACGAGCGTTGCAGATGGATTCGCTTACCCCCACTCGCTTGCTATATGCGGCATTGTCCTCTGATTCCGGTCCATTGAAACGACCGGTAAGCATGGTTAGTTTTGCATTAAATGCCTATATCACGGGGCTGGATCCCTATCCGTTCAAGGCAGTTAACCTTGCGATACATGTTATTAATGGGATCTTGATATATGTGATCAGTCTGTTATTTTTTCAGATATATCGTCGCATTCATGCGCCACAACTTCCCGCTTACTATACGACCCAGGTAGCACTGGCAATTAGCGCCGCATGGCTACTTCACCCGATTAATCTCAGTACGGTCCTCTACGTAGTCCAACGCATGACCGGTCTATCGGCTTTGTTTTCTCTGATAGGTATGGCGTTCTACCTTTTGGGGCGACAGCGCCAGATGGATGGTGGTCGGGGAATGATTCCTATTTTGAGTGTCTTTCTTTTTGCTTGGCCAATGGCAATATTCAGCAAAGAGAGTGGGGTCCTGCTCCCAGCGTTGTTGATGATCCTCGAAGGGACGCTGCTGCGGCTACACGGTTTAGATAGATGGACACGTCGCTATATTTTTGCGTGCTTTGCCCTGACCGTAGTTTTACCATTCCTGGCCGTGGCAATATATTTTATCATTCACCCGGAGTGGTTATTGGGAGGATATTCTGCACGTTTTTTCACCTTGAGTGAACGATTGCTTACCGAAGCCCGAGTAGTGTGGCTGTATCTGGGATTGCTGGCCTCGCCCTCGGTGTCACGTTTGGGTCTTTACCACGACGACATTCCCATATCGCATACCCTATGGGATCCGGTTAGCACCTTATGGGCAATTACGGGGCTCATCGTGGTAACGGTAGGAGCTGTTGTGGTTCGTCGTCGGTCACCGATAGCAAGTTTTGGGATCCTATTCTTTCTAGTTGGTCATATCATGGAATCCAGTATTATCCCCTTAGAGATTGCTCACGAACATCGTAATTATCTACCAAGTTATGGAATATTGGTGGTAGGCATACACTTTCTGCTGAAGCCAACAGTGCAGCCGAGAATCAACCAACTCAAGAAACTGGCGACGCTGATCATCATTGCCGGATTTGGTTTGGTTACTG
This genomic window contains:
- a CDS encoding protein O-mannosyl-transferase; this encodes MSLSFPYSSTRFAPSCQLGNGNVCLALLIVITVAIYLPGLSGLFMFDDEQNITNQRALQMDSLTPTRLLYAALSSDSGPLKRPVSMVSFALNAYITGLDPYPFKAVNLAIHVINGILIYVISLLFFQIYRRIHAPQLPAYYTTQVALAISAAWLLHPINLSTVLYVVQRMTGLSALFSLIGMAFYLLGRQRQMDGGRGMIPILSVFLFAWPMAIFSKESGVLLPALLMILEGTLLRLHGLDRWTRRYIFACFALTVVLPFLAVAIYFIIHPEWLLGGYSARFFTLSERLLTEARVVWLYLGLLASPSVSRLGLYHDDIPISHTLWDPVSTLWAITGLIVVTVGAVVVRRRSPIASFGILFFLVGHIMESSIIPLEIAHEHRNYLPSYGILVVGIHFLLKPTVQPRINQLKKLATLIIIAGFGLVTGLRANLWGDPIEYLLADTRYHPDSPRTNYEAGRFLFFMCLKETHPEVRRDLCGRAETLFARAYANDPSFLAGPIAVLRTKDFLGQEPSSEEIKSLRHALATKKMSRFTPMALAILGQCVRHGDCHLAWFLIDDLFVAALSNPTMDQDNVGALYNERAVLAHSNGDIESATRYNYIAARTAPRDAQIGLNLVYLLLSSGKLAEAESEIRHLRQLWIDPVIAEQLSIREKELEQLRSTLVTPPVVDDAQPTP